ACGGTACCGGATTTGTTGAATTCCCCCCCGTATCCTTCGAACTAACTTGGAAGACTCCGAGGCGGACATTTAATGGAACAGTTACAGGGGCTTTGGCGAGATACGAAATGGGTGTGGATGTCCTTCGTCTGCTTCGTCGTATTGCTTTCCGCATCCGTATCGTGGTTCTTCCTGTTGACACTGCCGGCGCTCCCGGTCAGCTATTGTTACTTTGCTTTTGTCCGATACGACGACAACGGCAACGAGAAAGCAGAGTTCTAGACATACCGCGTGAAACGTTATTTTCGACGTTTCGCCGCCGCGAGCAGCGCTTCGAGTTCGACGACGTGGCTTTCCGGCACACGTCGTCTGCGAGATTTCTTCGAGACAATGTCGTGCAGTGTTTCGAGATCGTCGAGCGGGATCTCGGGAAAGAGCGTCCACTCCACGTCCGATTTGAGTCGCGACCGGAGTTGCCATTTCCCCGCATGTCGCGAAGCGGTGACGAGCCGAGTTGCCCCGTCCTCGGTGGTCTCACGCCATTCGTGTTTCTTCATTGTTCGATTACCTGATGGAATGAGAGTTGGAGACGCTGTCGAGTGACGGCAGCGGAAAATCCTAGCAATCATCCGTCACCAGGGATACCAGCCTGTGGAGTGCGTTGCCTTCCCTGTCCGCATGCACAATCGCTAAACCGAAGCGCCAGCGAGGATAAGCAAACCGGCAAATACGCATTGACGTCCAGACCTCCCCGACGGCACCCCGTCTGATTACTTGCGGAACAGGAATGCATCGGAGGTGAGTAGCGATACCAGGAGGGCGTTCATGCTACCGCCACTCTCTTGGTACGCGCGGTGGGCTTCTTGGAGCACGGGCCCATCGTGGAGCGTCTCATTACGGCCCATCCAAAATCGGAACGCATGACGGACAAAAACCTGTTCGGCGCGCTCGCTGTCAGCGAGCTTTCGAATCATGTCGATAGCGTCAGTGACTTTGCCGTCCAAGCTGGGATCGCCCGAGTCGATGATTTCGCCGGATGTATCGACAGGTTTGTTGAGTTCAGTGAGTCGGTGCAGACCCGCGTGATTGTACATTTCAAACGGGAGGCCCAGCGGATCCATTTTCTTATGACACGTCCAGCAATAATCTTCTTGGGTCACCCGCATCCGCTCACGCAGCGTGTTGCCCGGCTCATCGGGCAGCATCGCATCGACGGTAATCGGCACGTCAGGGATACCACCCCCGAGCAGCCGTTCCTGTATCCAGCGGCCGCGCCGGATGGCGTGGTTGTCCATGGCGTCTGAGTGAGACACCAGCCAGCTGGGATGGGTCAGGATGCCAAGCCTTTCACCTTTCGGGACGGTTGCCAATACTCGTTCCGGCGTCATGGATCCACGACCGAAACTACGCCGACTCACGCGAGCGTAGATCTGCGGTCCGGTCAAGTCTGCTGCGGCGACGCTGTGATTCGTAACGCGTGGGTTCTTGAATTTCCGAGGTGTCGGTGGTTCCTTTCCTGGGTTGGCTTTCCGCCACGCCTCGATCTCAGCAGCCGCTTCCTTCGCCGCCAGCGCGTTTGCATTTTTCTCGGCCGCCATGGACGCCGCGACTGCCTCGCGTGAACGTTTGGTGCCGAAATAGATATTGTCCGCTTTGGTAGCGACCACCTTGTCAGTGGTCAGTAGCTGCTTCAGGACGTCCGTGTCCGCGCTCAGAATAAGTTCGATCAAGCGATCCGTGCTCGCCGTGGCATCGAACATGGCTCGGTAATGGGCCTGTCCCTTGTTGTTGGCGCCGGTATCGGCCAGTGCTGGTGTGTCTTTACAGATGTATCCGCCCAGGTCGTAGTCGAAATACTCGCGGAAGAAACGCAGGACGCGCGGCTTGCGAATGCTCTCATCAGCCAGCATTCGTTCAACTTCACGCTTAACGTCTGCCCGAGTACGCATTCGCCCTTCCACAATGGCGGCACGCAGGTCAGCGTCTGGCCGGATGTAGCGCAGTGCATGGTTGATCGCCATACCCAGTTCCCAGTCCTGAAGCATAACGCGTCCATGTTTGTCAGGCTCGCCGTTCTCAGCTAACTCCGGTCGAAAGAGCGCGTCGCGGTCCAGGAAAATGGCGGATAGACCAAGGACTGCTCCATCTTGTTTACCGAGCTTGTCGATCGCCTGGTTGACGATTGCCAGATAATCGTTCGACTCCGTTTCACTCGGCGGGCGAAACGTCAATGCTTCGAAGAGATAATCCACCGCGGCGCGTAGCGTTTTTTCGGTAACCACTTCTTCACGCATCAGATCGTGGACGGGTGTTAGCGGTCGGACAATTTTGGTGCTGTAGACCAAACTCGTCGGTAGGCCACGAAGGTCCCCCTTCATTTTATCCGCGATCGACTTGGGATCGTCCGTGATCTGGTAGGGCTCGGCGATGCTCAGCGGGCCGTCGGCCATGTAACGGAGGATATCGCCTGCGATGCCCAGAATCTGCGTCGCTTCGGCGCTGTTAACAGTATAAAAGTCCGGGTAGTTTTCCAGTCCATGGTGACGCGCCGACGACAGGATCGCAGGCACACTCTTAACCGAGGTGGCGTACGCGACTGTTCCGCCCTGCCACTGAATAATACGATCGGTGCCGAAGTAGAGTTTGAGTTCACCTCCATGATTGGTGGGGACCACGTCGCCGTGGGTGCGAAGTCCAGGTTTCTTGGGGTCGAACCTTGCTTCCGTATTGATTAATTCGTTCAGCCGCGTGATGTGTTCCTGGGGAGTAACCCGCCAGATGCGTGCTGGCGATGATGTTGGTTCCAGCTCAATGCCGGCGGGCAGCGGACCGAACAGCAAGTCGTGGTCAACAAAGTTTCCTTTGTCAGGGTCAAGGTGAGCATGAAAACCGCCCTTATCTCGCAAGACGCGCGTTAACTCGCCAACGATCGCATCGGAAAACTGTAGACGCTCAATCACGCCGGGCTCCTCGGCGTCCTGGGGCGGCATCTCTTTCAGGGCCACCTGCGCCCACACACTCGTCCACGTGCTGGCGTTGACTTCATCAATGGGCGCTAAACCCGCGAGTGAAAGATCTCCTTCCGGGTAAGACTCGCCGTGACAGTCGATGCAGTAAGTTGTGAGAAACGATTCAGCAAGGTTGGCAAAGTCGTCGCTGTTGACATGGCCGGGTGTGTACGTCTGGGCGTTTGCTGCAGAGACCAAACACCACGCGAAACTCAACGCCAGAGCGAGTCTAACTCTTCTCATGCCAGCACTTCTTTGAGCGGGCCGGTACCGGTGTCGAACTTCTTCGCCATTTTGTCGTCCATGTTGAAACGATCGCAATTTTGGCCTGCCGCTCGCAGCAACGATGTGTAGAGCGCGTTGATCGGTCGCTTGCCATCAAGTTGCGTGAAACAGCCCGATTTGAAAGCGCCGTCCAAGTTACCCAACAGCATGACCGGCCAGTTGGCGCCATTGGTGTGCTGTTTGTCCGCGTTATTGCTGGTGTACACGATCAGCGTATTGTCCATCATGGTTCCGCTGCCTTCTGGAACGCTCTCGAGCGCCTCCATGATTCGAACCAACATGCGACTGTTGTATTGCCGGATCTTGATCCAAATGGGATTGTCAGGTTGATCCATATGCCCCAGGTTGTGCCCTTGTTGCTCAACGCCGAGTCCCTTCCAAGCACCAAAGATTTCGCCCCGACCTGAGCCGATCGTCAGCGTATTGGTGATTCCGGACGTCAGGGCCGAAATGCCCAGGTCGAGTAAGCTATCGTGCCAGTCCGTTTCGAACTCGGGCGAAGTGTAGCGCTCGTCTACCGTGGGTGCGAATTTTCGCAGCTGTCCCGCAACCGAGTCGAGACGAGTTCTGAGGCCGTTGACGTCTTGAAAACCACTGACAAATTGTCCGTATCGTTGTTGATCGGAGGCGGGAAGCGATCGCCCCTTCGCGACAGCCAGTCTTTCGACTTGATTCATCACGCTCGATCGCGCTTCGTGTTGGCGTCGAATGTCGCCTGACGAGATCCCACCGTACAACATCTGATAGAGATGGTTCGGATTGGAGTGCATGAAAATTGGCTGACCGGCACCGCTGGCAGATAGCGTTGCAATGGTGGGTTTGGTCTTCATGTTCTCAATTGAGTCCATGCCAATGCAGAGATGAGGCAACAGCGTCTGAGGCAGAGTCTTGCTGAGCTCATAATCGATCGTCGAGGCGCTGGGTGGCACCCCATCACTACCGCGATACCCGCCCAACGCACCAAAAAATGCACTGTGCGAAGGACTCGTGTGAATGCCATGCAGACCGTTGATGATATGCAGTCGTTCCTTGTAAGGCTCGAGGGCACTGATGGGCTCGGGAAGTTTCGCTTTGGCCAGCGAGCCGCTGCTGGTCATTCCGGAAGGGACACATGTTTTTGGATCGAAGCCCTGGTTCTGCATGAAGAACACGATTCGCTTTGGCGTAGCAGGACTAGCGGGCGAGGCCATCAAACTTTCTCGACCAAGCGAAACGCCCAATGCGGCACCGGTGCTAGCTGCGATTCCCTGCAGCATTCTTCTGCGACTGAACATGATTGTTCTCTTTTTAGGAAAGGACGGTCGTCTGTCAGAATTCGGTGTGGACTTGTCGAAACAATTCGATCCGAACAGGCCCAACTTCAAGAACTCCTACACCCGCAGCAGCGGTATCGGCGACGGTTGGCGATCGTGAGACGACTGGAGGCGGGAGGCGGGAGGCGGGAGGCGGTGAAGGCGGGATTGGTCGACAAATGTGTGAGTCAACTCGACCATTCTAGCGTTTCAGTACCTCACCGCAACATAATTTTGGCCTTACCCGACCTCGCCATCCGACAGCGTGCAGTGGACAGTGCTCTTCCACTGACTGCCGTACCCGATCCGGTTTTTAAAACGTCTCCCCGACGAACGAATGTTCGGCAGGGATTCGCCACGCCAGGAGCGGACCAGCGACTGCGGTCGTCCCCACGGAGTACATCGGTATCGTTTGATTGAGTTCTTCACAGCGGTTTCCATCGAGCTTGGACGTTCGCGAGGCCGGAGCACATCGTGGGCCCGGAACGCATTACCGCCGCAAGCGATCTGACCCAACTGCTATGTTCTTGCCCAGCACCCGGACCTGCATGGATCAAAGATCAATTAAGATGGATTCAGATCACACTGTGTTGTCTACCTGTATCCAGGGCGATTCAGCTAGCTCTGGAAGACGAATTTATCGCTCCCTCTACGCAGAATAATATCGATGCATCGTTGGCCCGGCCTCGCTCAATTTCAACTCACCAATCAGGTGGCAATCGTTACCGGCGGATCGAAAGGACTTGGCGAGGCGATGGCGGCCGGCCTGGCATCGGCGGGAGCCCACCTGCTGATTGTCA
This genomic window from Allorhodopirellula heiligendammensis contains:
- a CDS encoding DUF1588 domain-containing protein — encoded protein: MRRVRLALALSFAWCLVSAANAQTYTPGHVNSDDFANLAESFLTTYCIDCHGESYPEGDLSLAGLAPIDEVNASTWTSVWAQVALKEMPPQDAEEPGVIERLQFSDAIVGELTRVLRDKGGFHAHLDPDKGNFVDHDLLFGPLPAGIELEPTSSPARIWRVTPQEHITRLNELINTEARFDPKKPGLRTHGDVVPTNHGGELKLYFGTDRIIQWQGGTVAYATSVKSVPAILSSARHHGLENYPDFYTVNSAEATQILGIAGDILRYMADGPLSIAEPYQITDDPKSIADKMKGDLRGLPTSLVYSTKIVRPLTPVHDLMREEVVTEKTLRAAVDYLFEALTFRPPSETESNDYLAIVNQAIDKLGKQDGAVLGLSAIFLDRDALFRPELAENGEPDKHGRVMLQDWELGMAINHALRYIRPDADLRAAIVEGRMRTRADVKREVERMLADESIRKPRVLRFFREYFDYDLGGYICKDTPALADTGANNKGQAHYRAMFDATASTDRLIELILSADTDVLKQLLTTDKVVATKADNIYFGTKRSREAVAASMAAEKNANALAAKEAAAEIEAWRKANPGKEPPTPRKFKNPRVTNHSVAAADLTGPQIYARVSRRSFGRGSMTPERVLATVPKGERLGILTHPSWLVSHSDAMDNHAIRRGRWIQERLLGGGIPDVPITVDAMLPDEPGNTLRERMRVTQEDYCWTCHKKMDPLGLPFEMYNHAGLHRLTELNKPVDTSGEIIDSGDPSLDGKVTDAIDMIRKLADSERAEQVFVRHAFRFWMGRNETLHDGPVLQEAHRAYQESGGSMNALLVSLLTSDAFLFRK
- a CDS encoding DUF1552 domain-containing protein; the encoded protein is MFSRRRMLQGIAASTGAALGVSLGRESLMASPASPATPKRIVFFMQNQGFDPKTCVPSGMTSSGSLAKAKLPEPISALEPYKERLHIINGLHGIHTSPSHSAFFGALGGYRGSDGVPPSASTIDYELSKTLPQTLLPHLCIGMDSIENMKTKPTIATLSASGAGQPIFMHSNPNHLYQMLYGGISSGDIRRQHEARSSVMNQVERLAVAKGRSLPASDQQRYGQFVSGFQDVNGLRTRLDSVAGQLRKFAPTVDERYTSPEFETDWHDSLLDLGISALTSGITNTLTIGSGRGEIFGAWKGLGVEQQGHNLGHMDQPDNPIWIKIRQYNSRMLVRIMEALESVPEGSGTMMDNTLIVYTSNNADKQHTNGANWPVMLLGNLDGAFKSGCFTQLDGKRPINALYTSLLRAAGQNCDRFNMDDKMAKKFDTGTGPLKEVLA